In Streptomyces sp. NBC_00683, the DNA window AGGTCATCCGGTCCGATGTCGAAGACCTGCGGCTCGACGCTGGTGAGGGTCGCGCGGAGCTCGTCGCCGTCCCGGGCGACGGTGACCGGGACCGTACCGGCGGGGGTGGCGAACAGTAGGTCGCCCGGGCCGTCGCGTTCGGCGAGGGCGATGGCCGTCGCGACCGTCGCATGGCCGCAGAAGGGGACCTCGGCCTTGGGGCTGAAGTAGCGGATCGTGTGCCCGCCCCGGCCGTCGGATGCGGTGAGGAACGCGGATTCGCTGTAGCCCAGTTCCGCCGCGACGGAGAGCATCGCCGCGTCGTCGAGACCGGAGGCGTCCAGCACGACACCGGCGGGATTGCCCCCGTCCGGGTCGGCGGAGAAGACGGTGTAGCGCAGCACCTCGGTGCTGGGGAGTCGGCTCATGCCACACGACAACTGAAGCGCGGTCAGGGGAATTCCCGAGGGGTGGTACGGGGCCCTGACCCCCCGTACCACCCCCTGGCCGGACCGCGGACCCCCCGGACCGCGGCGGCCGTTCACTGCGGTCAGTGGCAGACCTTGATTCCGGTGATCGAGCTGGTCCAGGAGCAGGAGTCCTGGAGCGAGCCGCTGGGCTTGTACAGCCGGGCCTTGTCGCCGGTGTTGTTCCAGACGTACCAACCGCGGTTCCAGTACACGTGGGCCCCGGCGTTGCTGCCCTTGCCCGTGTGGACCCGGACCGTCTTGCCCGCGGCGACCGTGTAGCTGCCGAAGGTGTACGTGTACCCGGTGTTGTCCTTCAGCCGGTAGCCCTTGAGCTGGAGCTTCACCGTGCCGTTGTTGTGGATGTCCACGAACTCGGCGTTCAGGGACGTGTTCGTCCCGGTGTCGCTGCCGGGACTGTTGTACTGGATCTTGCCGAGGTGCAGTCCGCCCTGGTGGGAAGCCGCCGAGGCCGGAGCCGTGGCGAGGAGCGAGCCGGCCAGAGCGGTGGCGGCGGCCAGGGCGAGAGGCGCGGCGGTGCGTATGCGCATGCTATGTGTTCCTTCTGTGTTCATCTGGTGAAGGTCAGCAGCATACGGGCAGCATGCGCTTACGCGGTGGTGGCTGCGGAAATCAGCAAACTCGGTCATTTTGCGACGGGTTCGGGCATGCGGATACGGGGACCCGAGCGGTCCGGCCGCCGAGGTGTCAGCCCCGGCCCACGTACGGCATCGCGGTCGCCATGACCGTCGCGAACTGCACATTCGCCTCCAGCGGCAGCTCCGCCATGTGCAGGACCGTCCGGGCCACGTCGGCCGCCGCCATCACCGGTTCGACGGCCACCTCGCCGTTGGCCTGGAGGATTCCCGTCTGCATCCGCTCCGTCATGTCGGTCGCCGCGTTGCCGATGTCGATCTGCCCGCAGGCGATCCGGTACGGACGGCCGTCCAGTGACAGCGACTTCGTCAGACCCGTCATGGCGTGCTTCGTCGCGGTGTACGCGATCGAGTGCGGGCGGGGGGCGTGCGCGGAGACGGAGCCGTTGTTGATGATCCGGCCGCCCTGCGGGTCCTGCTCCTTCATCAGGCGGTACGCCGCCTGCGCGCACAGGAACGCCCCCGTCAGATTGACGTCCACCACCGTGCGCCAGTCCTCGTACGCGATGTCCTCGACCGGTACCGAGCGCGGTCCGAACGTCCCCGCGTTGTTGAAGAGCAGATCGAGGCGGCCGAAGCGCTCCCGGGCCAGCGAGAAGAGCGCCGTCACCTCGTCCGGGTCCGACACGTCGGTGGGCACGCACACGGTGTCCCCCGGGCCACCGGCCGCGGCGGCGGTCTCCTCGAGGGGCTCCTGGCGCCGCCCCGCCAGGATCACCGTCCAGCCGGCCCCG includes these proteins:
- a CDS encoding SDR family oxidoreductase, yielding MNAEQRIAVVTGAGSGIGRAVALTLDGAGWTVILAGRRQEPLEETAAAAGGPGDTVCVPTDVSDPDEVTALFSLARERFGRLDLLFNNAGTFGPRSVPVEDIAYEDWRTVVDVNLTGAFLCAQAAYRLMKEQDPQGGRIINNGSVSAHAPRPHSIAYTATKHAMTGLTKSLSLDGRPYRIACGQIDIGNAATDMTERMQTGILQANGEVAVEPVMAAADVARTVLHMAELPLEANVQFATVMATAMPYVGRG
- a CDS encoding lamin tail domain-containing protein, whose product is MRIRTAAPLALAAATALAGSLLATAPASAASHQGGLHLGKIQYNSPGSDTGTNTSLNAEFVDIHNNGTVKLQLKGYRLKDNTGYTYTFGSYTVAAGKTVRVHTGKGSNAGAHVYWNRGWYVWNNTGDKARLYKPSGSLQDSCSWTSSITGIKVCH